GTCTCTTCTTCCCCGGTTTTTCTTCAGCCGCTTCTTCTGCCATAGGTCTTGCTCAATAAACCGGATGCCGTATCTCATGTCGAGATGGTGGGATGTTTTGGCCAAGTTTTCCTGTGGTGTCATGCCAGCCGGGTGCATCGCGGATCGTAGTCGGCGGTTGGCAGCTTGGACGGGATGATGCAGGGCACGCACTCGGAGAGAAGGTGGCGGAGCAAGTGGCTTCTCAGAGGCAGAGCCGGGATTCGTGAGGCTGGTTGGGATTCGGTTCATCCGTGCAGGATCCGCCTTTAGTCACGGTTAAAACCATGGCATTTGCAGGCGTGGCCGGGGCTCGGAGCTCTAGTGCATTGCCAAAACCGGCGCAGCCGCTTCACTCGCGGTCATCATGCGTTTGCGTTTCCTTTTTCTCCTCCTGCCCTCGCTTGCTCTCGCCCACCCGGACCACGGAGCGGAGCCGGGCAAGGATGTCCACGAGGCGGTGCTCACCGGCAGCGGTGCCTGGACCTACGAGGCTGTCCCGCACTGGGGCGAGCTGCCGGAAGGCAAGAACATCGGGCCTACCCACGGCGGCGTGGTCATCGATCCCCGCACGGGACTCATCTACGTCTCCACGGATGCGCCGCACGGCATCCTCGTCTACAAGCCGGACGGCAAGCTGGAGAAATCCATCGCGCCGGAGTGCCAGGGCTTTCACGCCATGGCGGTGAAGGAGGAGCGCGGCAAGACCTACATCTACGGCGCCCAGCTTTCCGGCCCGAAGCCGCTGCGCGTGTGCAAGATCGATACCAACGGCAAGATCGTGCTGGAGATCTCCCAAGCCACCGCCGGTGACGTGCAGGGCGGCTGGAACGGCCTCACCGCGGTGACGGTGGCGCCGGATGGCGATATCTTCTGCTCGATGGGCTACGGCGAGCAATTCATCCACAAGTTCGACGCCAAGGGGAAGCACCTCAAGACCTTCGGCGGCAAGGGCAACGGCGACGGGCAGACGAGCTGCAGCCACGGCATGGCGGTGGACACCCGATTCGGCAAGCCGCGCCTGCTTGTCTGCGACCGTGAGAACCGCCGCCTGGTCCATTTCGACCTGGATGGCAATTGGATCGGAGTCCACGCCACCGGCCTCCGCCGTCCGTGCACCGTCTCCATCCTCGGCGACGTGTGCGCCGTGGCCGAGCTGGAGGCCCGCGTGACCATCCTGGACAAGGAGGGGAACCCGGTTTCCTTCCTCGGTGACAATCCCGACAAGGGCCAGTGGGCGCAGTACCCGGTGCCGCTGGACCAGATCAAGCTGGGCCTCTTCACCGCGCCGCACGGCCTGTCCTTTGACAAGGATGGCAATCTCTACGTGCAGGACTGGAATGCCAGCGGCCGCGTGACGAAGCTGCAAAAGGTGAAGAAGCCCTGAGCGGGATTTCCGCCCTCACCGGATCACATCATCGGGCCGGGATCGCAGGATCCCGGCCTTTTTGTTTGCTTGCAGCAGGGGGATTCATGGCTGCCTGCCGGATGTGCGTGTCGCATTTCTACCATGAATTTGCCACGGGGTGCTGCCCCGCTTGCGGCTTGCCAGCGGGGTCCGGCGCTCTACCCTGCGCCGCCTGTCCGACATCTTAGCACGCCAATGAATACCGCCATCCTCTCCCAAGCCGCGACCCAAGCTCGCGGCCTCGCCATGGACGCCGTCCATGCTTGCAACTCCGGCCACCTGGGCCTGCCGCTCGGCTGCGCGGAGATCGGTGCCGTCCTCTACAGCGGTGCGCTCCGCCAGTATCCGGATGCGCCGAAATGGCTGAACCGCGACCGCTTCATCCTCTCCGCGGGCCACGGCTCGATGTTCCTCTACACGTGGCTGCACCTGTCCGGCTACGATCTCCCGCTGGACGAGCTGAAGCGCTTCCGCCAGCTCGGCTCGCACACCCCGGGCCACCCGGAGTCCTTTGAGACCGTGGGCGTGGAGGCCACCACCGGCCCGCTGGGCCAGGGCATCGGCAATGCCGTGGGCTTCGCCCTCTCCGGCAAGCGCGCCGCGGCGAAGTACAACACCGCCGAGCACGCGATCTTTGACCAGCACGTCTTCGCCCTGCACGGCGACGGCTGCCTCCAGGAAGGCGTCGCGAAGGAGGCGATCGCCTTCGCCGGCCACACCGGCCTGGATAACCTGATCCTGATCTACGATTCCAATGACGTCACCCTCGACGCCATGGCGGACCGGACGCAGGGCGAGGATGCGGAGGCATACTTCAAGTCCCAGCAGTGGGATGCCGTGACCATCGACGGCCACGACTTCGCCGCCATCGCCGCGGCCATCGAGAAGGCGAAGGCCGACGACAACGGCCGCCCGAAGGTGATCATCGCGAAGACGGTCATTGGCAAGGGCATCCCGCAGGTCGCCGGCACCGCCGCGGCCCACGGTGAAGGCGGCGCGAAATTCATCGATGAGGCACGCGCCGGACTCGGCCTGCCAGCCGACCAGCACTTCTACGTCTCCACGGACGTGTATGCCCACTTCGCCGCGGTGAAGGACGAGCAGAAGAAGGGCTACGACGCCTGGACCGCCACCTTCAATGCCTGGACCGCCGCGAATCCGGAGCTGGCTGCCGAGCTGAATGGCAGCGTGCCTGCCGATCTCTCGGCGCAGATTCCGGCCTTCGCCGCGGACTACAAGGACGCGACCCGCGGCGCGGGTGGCGTGGTGATCCAGGCGGTGGCCAAGGCCGTGCCGC
The Luteolibacter flavescens DNA segment above includes these coding regions:
- the tkt gene encoding transketolase, which translates into the protein MNTAILSQAATQARGLAMDAVHACNSGHLGLPLGCAEIGAVLYSGALRQYPDAPKWLNRDRFILSAGHGSMFLYTWLHLSGYDLPLDELKRFRQLGSHTPGHPESFETVGVEATTGPLGQGIGNAVGFALSGKRAAAKYNTAEHAIFDQHVFALHGDGCLQEGVAKEAIAFAGHTGLDNLILIYDSNDVTLDAMADRTQGEDAEAYFKSQQWDAVTIDGHDFAAIAAAIEKAKADDNGRPKVIIAKTVIGKGIPQVAGTAAAHGEGGAKFIDEARAGLGLPADQHFYVSTDVYAHFAAVKDEQKKGYDAWTATFNAWTAANPELAAELNGSVPADLSAQIPAFAADYKDATRGAGGVVIQAVAKAVPQYITGSADLYGSTKNYIKDGGDFSASNPGGRNIWFGIREHAMGAICNGIAYDGLFRASGATFMVFADYVRPSIRLAALSKLPVTYIFTHDSVGVGEDGPTHQPVETVSGLRVIPNLDVIRPADAEETAGAFVAATLRTDGPTMLSLTRQAVPLMNELSVEERREGVLKGAYIAKKETGDLKLILLGSGSELQHAIAAAAELGDGVRVVSVPCFERFDRQDSAYQESVLPAAVTKRIAIEAGVSGLWWKYVGLGGKVLGIDRFGISAPGNTVMKELGMTKDDVVAAAKAL